From Deltaproteobacteria bacterium, a single genomic window includes:
- a CDS encoding glycosyltransferase has protein sequence SRRESMPNTLMEAMMCGLPTVASCVGGVPEVASDCAMLFPPGDVAGLVQSLGAMIDCEDVRREFGRKAAQRGMEFTMERKVSKILGVYQMLVANRFGSQK, from the coding sequence TCGCGCCGAGAGAGCATGCCCAACACCCTTATGGAGGCCATGATGTGCGGCTTGCCGACAGTCGCCTCCTGTGTAGGAGGTGTACCGGAAGTCGCATCGGATTGTGCCATGCTGTTCCCGCCAGGCGATGTTGCCGGGTTGGTCCAATCCCTGGGCGCCATGATCGACTGCGAAGATGTCAGGAGGGAATTCGGCCGAAAGGCGGCTCAGAGAGGAATGGAGTTTACCATGGAACGAAAGGTGTCCAAGATCCTGGGTGTCTACCAGATGCTTGTGGCCAACCGGTTCGGGAGCCAAAAATGA